Proteins from one Paraburkholderia phymatum STM815 genomic window:
- a CDS encoding HesB/IscA family protein → MLPNLTVTPAAEKFMRRIVRFSGLPSGAGFRLLVNSGGCSGYDAGFSAVTGAQPGDEAMEINGLRLFLPAESRLLLDGVTIDFVDTPDRSGFAFMKDNQGPGVAASEGEPGVRRIEVGAIGHGRPLLPPPAS, encoded by the coding sequence ATGCTGCCCAACCTTACCGTGACACCCGCTGCCGAAAAGTTCATGCGCCGTATTGTGCGCTTTTCCGGCTTGCCATCTGGTGCGGGTTTTCGTCTGCTTGTGAACTCTGGCGGCTGCTCTGGATACGATGCCGGGTTCAGTGCCGTAACCGGGGCGCAGCCAGGCGACGAGGCGATGGAGATCAATGGTCTGCGTCTTTTCCTGCCCGCAGAAAGCCGCCTGCTGCTGGACGGTGTGACGATCGACTTCGTCGACACACCTGATCGGTCGGGTTTCGCGTTCATGAAGGACAATCAGGGACCTGGTGTTGCCGCCAGCGAAGGCGAACCCGGTGTCAGGCGCATTGAAGTGGGTGCGATCGGACACGGGCGCCCCTTGTTGCCGCCACCAGCATCGTGA
- a CDS encoding ankyrin repeat domain-containing protein: MSLLTDTVPYESASRRDVTWATLGTWLSIHDFPDIHSRSIEGMTPLMAAALHGEDSIVAALLDEGAHVGALDDEGNQALWHACLGGAPASILRLVGAGLDIDHTNGNDITCLMQAAASGRLEVMWLLISLGASDSLVAPDGRNAFDMATDFGLQLLHTVGRLRDARRGSISATDRYVAELRQPRIPGSVLPDNSLR, encoded by the coding sequence ATGTCACTACTCACCGACACTGTCCCATACGAAAGCGCAAGCCGCCGCGATGTCACGTGGGCAACGCTCGGAACATGGCTCTCGATCCACGACTTCCCGGACATTCACTCGCGCAGCATTGAGGGCATGACGCCGCTGATGGCGGCAGCGCTGCACGGCGAAGACAGCATAGTCGCCGCGTTGCTGGATGAAGGTGCACACGTCGGCGCGCTCGACGACGAAGGTAACCAGGCACTCTGGCACGCGTGTCTGGGCGGCGCACCCGCATCGATCCTACGGTTGGTCGGGGCCGGCCTCGATATTGATCACACGAACGGGAACGACATCACGTGCCTGATGCAGGCCGCCGCCAGCGGCCGGCTCGAGGTCATGTGGCTGCTGATATCGCTCGGCGCCAGCGACAGCCTCGTTGCGCCCGACGGGCGAAATGCATTCGACATGGCCACCGATTTCGGACTGCAGCTCTTGCATACGGTAGGCCGGCTCAGGGACGCCCGGCGGGGATCGATCTCCGCCACCGATCGGTACGTCGCGGAACTGAGGCAACCACGAATTCCGGGTAGCGTCCTGCCGGATAACTCTTTGCGCTGA
- a CDS encoding nitrogen fixation protein NifZ → MSVVVLHDSYNDGGYRDRGEGKCLLRAGSLGEIVDVGQVVENGEPLRLSLTAFGRLPGGTKLFLHRCDHRARRRAGRVTDYVLAAAAFLTCCQRRHFARAVFKTMYVRTAQIS, encoded by the coding sequence ATGAGCGTGGTCGTACTGCACGACAGCTACAACGATGGCGGATATCGCGACCGGGGCGAAGGTAAGTGTCTCCTGAGGGCCGGCTCCCTCGGCGAGATCGTCGACGTCGGGCAGGTGGTTGAGAACGGCGAGCCGCTGCGCCTCTCTTTGACGGCTTTTGGTCGGCTGCCCGGAGGAACAAAACTGTTTCTGCACCGGTGCGACCATCGCGCAAGGAGACGAGCTGGGCGCGTGACAGATTATGTATTGGCTGCGGCGGCATTTCTCACATGCTGCCAGCGTCGCCACTTTGCTCGTGCTGTATTCAAAACGATGTACGTTCGCACGGCGCAAATTTCCTAA
- a CDS encoding helix-turn-helix domain-containing protein: MKRSREGGLRSLRPCKRGRRLESGRLDHRQTMRIRKLIIEPMPDRLALPFYLWTRESVAQLIEREYGIKVSARTVGRYLKHWPIAPA, from the coding sequence ATGAAGCGGTCGCGAGAAGGCGGCCTGAGATCGCTCAGGCCATGCAAGCGTGGCCGTCGACTGGAAAGTGGCCGGTTGGATCACCGGCAGACCATGAGAATCCGCAAGCTGATCATCGAACCGATGCCGGATCGGCTGGCGTTGCCATTCTACCTGTGGACCCGCGAGTCGGTAGCGCAGCTCATCGAGCGCGAGTATGGCATCAAGGTGTCTGCGCGGACGGTCGGTCGATACCTGAAGCATTGGCCCATCGCTCCAGCATGA
- the nifV gene encoding homocitrate synthase gives MLKPIINDTTLRDGEQAAGVAFRLEEKCAIAASLSRAGVAELEIGIPAIGEDEIACIEAIVDLKLDASLMVWGRLTDGDLAAALRCRADIVHLSIPVSDIHLQYKLRQSRGWVLAQIARVVEEAAKNHSKISLGMEDASRADPSFLIEVARCAQRYGAQRVRFADTVGVLDPFKTFHAIAALRNAVDLEIEIHAHNDLGLATANTLAALGAGATHANTTVNGLGERAGNAALEEIVMGVRHLLGRDTGVDTRALLNISSLVERASGRTVSFNKSIVGRGVFTHESGIHTDGIAKHPTTYEGFDPAELGRQRSMILGKHSGSQSVRDAYDALGVRVAERLIPPLLARIRSFAMQHKQAPSARDLHRILAQARGTRVEAS, from the coding sequence ATGCTCAAACCGATAATCAACGACACGACACTCCGCGACGGGGAGCAGGCCGCCGGTGTCGCGTTTCGCCTCGAGGAAAAATGCGCGATCGCCGCATCACTTTCGCGCGCTGGTGTGGCCGAACTCGAAATCGGAATTCCGGCCATCGGCGAAGACGAAATCGCGTGCATCGAGGCCATTGTCGACCTTAAGCTCGACGCCAGTCTGATGGTTTGGGGCCGCCTCACCGATGGGGATCTCGCTGCGGCATTGCGCTGCCGTGCTGATATCGTTCATCTCTCGATTCCGGTTTCGGACATTCATTTGCAGTATAAGCTGCGTCAGTCGCGCGGCTGGGTACTAGCGCAGATAGCACGCGTCGTCGAGGAGGCAGCGAAAAATCACTCTAAGATTTCTCTTGGCATGGAGGACGCTTCGCGCGCGGACCCCTCGTTCCTCATAGAAGTCGCTCGCTGCGCGCAGCGATATGGAGCGCAGCGTGTGCGGTTTGCGGATACCGTGGGTGTGCTGGATCCCTTTAAGACCTTCCACGCCATTGCAGCGCTGCGCAATGCTGTTGATCTTGAGATCGAAATTCATGCACACAACGACCTCGGGCTTGCCACAGCCAACACACTCGCCGCTCTTGGGGCCGGCGCCACGCACGCGAACACCACCGTCAACGGCTTGGGTGAGCGGGCCGGCAATGCGGCGCTGGAAGAAATCGTGATGGGCGTGCGGCACCTGCTGGGACGTGACACAGGCGTCGACACGCGAGCGCTGCTCAACATTTCCTCGTTGGTAGAACGGGCGTCAGGCCGTACCGTTTCGTTCAACAAGAGCATCGTCGGTCGAGGTGTCTTTACTCACGAATCGGGCATACACACCGACGGCATCGCCAAGCATCCCACCACCTACGAGGGATTCGACCCAGCTGAGCTCGGCCGGCAACGGTCGATGATTCTCGGGAAACATTCTGGATCTCAAAGTGTGCGCGACGCCTACGACGCTTTAGGCGTGAGGGTCGCTGAGCGACTCATCCCGCCGCTGCTTGCGCGCATTCGTTCTTTCGCCATGCAGCACAAACAGGCGCCCAGCGCAAGGGATCTGCATCGCATCCTGGCCCAAGCTCGCGGCACGCGAGTGGAGGCGTCATGA
- the nifB gene encoding nitrogenase cofactor biosynthesis protein NifB, with amino-acid sequence MEDSANHSMLPSTACIGIGQITRLGSTVEALAPPGGGCCPRSGGDGQSGRGSSGIPDDLPTEVWEKIKNHPCYSEEAHRHYARMHVAVAPACNIQCNYCNRKYDCSNESRPGVVSEKLTPEQAVKKVVAVAGRIPQLTVLGIAGPGDSLADAKKTFDTFRMLRERTPDIRLCLSTNGLALPDLVDEICEHNIDHVTITINMVDPVIGEKIYPWIFWGHRRLTGKEAARILHERQMRGLEMLTARGVLTKINSVLIPGINDEHLIEVNREVKRRGAFLHNIMPLISQPEHGTYFGLRGQRGPTASELKAVQEACMGGTNLMRHCRQCRADAVGLLGEDRREEFTLDRIDHMEVDYDLDGRREFQRRLEAEVDMQRGAKQEALAFAQASAVEGDMKVLIAVATKGRGRVNAHFGHVSEFQIFEIGAAGAFFVGHRRVDLYCQGGYGDDEGLLQLTRAISDCHAVLVAKIGACPRKELSRAGVEPVDQYAGEFIEKAALAWFADYCSRVAGGVIVHAQRGEATIPPGALMAATADAAS; translated from the coding sequence ATGGAAGATAGCGCGAACCACAGCATGCTGCCCTCAACTGCCTGTATCGGCATCGGGCAGATAACGCGCCTGGGGTCCACCGTCGAAGCGCTCGCTCCCCCGGGCGGCGGTTGTTGTCCACGCAGTGGTGGCGACGGTCAGTCTGGCCGTGGTTCGTCAGGCATACCCGATGACCTGCCGACAGAGGTGTGGGAAAAGATTAAGAATCACCCCTGTTATTCAGAAGAGGCGCATCGTCATTATGCGCGGATGCATGTGGCGGTGGCCCCGGCGTGCAACATTCAGTGCAACTACTGCAATCGCAAATATGACTGTTCGAACGAGTCCCGGCCTGGTGTCGTGTCGGAGAAGCTGACGCCGGAGCAGGCGGTAAAAAAGGTAGTGGCCGTCGCCGGCCGGATCCCGCAGCTGACCGTGCTTGGCATTGCGGGTCCCGGCGATTCGCTGGCTGATGCGAAAAAGACTTTCGACACCTTCCGTATGCTTCGCGAGCGGACTCCGGACATCAGGCTATGCTTGTCGACGAATGGACTCGCGTTGCCGGACCTTGTCGACGAGATTTGCGAGCACAACATTGACCACGTAACCATCACCATTAACATGGTCGATCCTGTCATCGGCGAAAAGATATATCCGTGGATTTTCTGGGGCCACCGACGACTCACGGGAAAAGAGGCCGCGCGCATCTTGCACGAGCGGCAAATGCGAGGACTCGAGATGCTGACTGCGCGTGGCGTACTTACGAAGATCAACTCGGTGTTGATTCCAGGCATCAACGACGAACACCTGATCGAGGTAAATCGCGAGGTAAAGAGGCGCGGTGCCTTTCTGCACAACATCATGCCGCTGATCTCCCAGCCAGAGCATGGCACGTATTTCGGCCTGCGCGGACAGCGTGGTCCGACTGCGAGTGAGCTTAAGGCCGTGCAGGAGGCGTGCATGGGCGGCACGAACCTGATGCGCCATTGCCGGCAGTGTCGTGCCGACGCGGTGGGGCTTCTCGGCGAGGATCGCCGCGAGGAGTTCACGCTCGACAGGATCGACCACATGGAAGTCGACTATGACCTCGACGGTCGCCGCGAATTTCAGCGACGCCTGGAAGCCGAAGTCGATATGCAGCGTGGTGCGAAACAAGAGGCGCTCGCCTTCGCGCAGGCGAGCGCGGTGGAGGGCGACATGAAGGTTTTGATTGCCGTCGCGACGAAGGGGCGCGGCCGGGTGAACGCGCATTTCGGGCATGTCTCCGAATTCCAGATTTTCGAGATTGGCGCTGCCGGAGCGTTCTTCGTCGGCCACCGCCGTGTGGACCTTTATTGCCAAGGCGGCTATGGCGACGACGAGGGCCTGCTGCAGCTCACGCGCGCGATCAGCGATTGTCATGCTGTCTTGGTTGCAAAGATCGGCGCGTGTCCGCGCAAGGAACTATCGCGCGCGGGCGTCGAGCCGGTGGACCAGTACGCGGGCGAATTTATCGAAAAGGCGGCGCTTGCGTGGTTCGCCGACTATTGCAGCCGTGTAGCCGGTGGCGTGATCGTGCATGCGCAACGTGGCGAGGCCACAATCCCGCCGGGGGCGTTGATGGCTGCGACCGCAGATGCAGCTTCTTGA
- the nifW gene encoding nitrogenase stabilizing/protective protein NifW, translating to MQRAIEQLYHLSSIEDFMRFFEIAFDEKVVNVSRLHILKRFFQYIEQQEELPRDNATGVLNVYRSLLQKAYNDFVVSTPAEQKVFKVFQEADGRRLVALDKVRASLPTRGAA from the coding sequence ATGCAAAGAGCTATCGAGCAACTGTATCACCTCTCATCGATCGAGGATTTCATGCGATTCTTCGAGATCGCATTTGATGAAAAGGTGGTGAACGTGAGCCGCCTGCACATCCTCAAGCGCTTCTTCCAGTACATCGAGCAACAGGAAGAACTGCCGCGGGACAACGCGACGGGCGTGCTCAACGTCTACCGAAGTCTGCTCCAGAAGGCTTACAACGACTTTGTTGTGTCCACGCCTGCGGAGCAGAAGGTATTCAAAGTTTTCCAGGAAGCGGATGGACGGAGGCTCGTCGCCCTTGACAAGGTGCGCGCGTCGTTGCCCACCCGCGGCGCCGCCTGA
- a CDS encoding ferredoxin family protein: protein MKTVDVNIEEKLFQNRYRVDVGRPHVHIKNVDVCTNDCADKSCTFVCPASCYRKENNGSVTLITDGCLECGSCRILCTEHHNLEWAYPRGGHGILFKFG from the coding sequence ATGAAAACGGTCGATGTCAATATCGAGGAAAAGCTGTTTCAGAACCGCTACCGCGTGGACGTAGGCCGGCCGCACGTCCATATCAAAAATGTTGACGTCTGCACCAACGACTGTGCCGACAAAAGCTGCACCTTCGTATGCCCTGCGTCCTGTTATCGGAAGGAGAACAACGGCTCGGTCACGCTGATTACCGACGGCTGCCTGGAATGCGGCAGTTGCCGCATTCTATGCACAGAACACCACAACCTCGAATGGGCGTACCCACGTGGCGGGCATGGCATCCTGTTCAAATTCGGGTAG
- a CDS encoding electron transfer flavoprotein subunit alpha/FixB family protein: MNSPAASNKKPAVPAKPAGGRNLDLPEHLKAYQGVWVFLEHDRGHVHSVSWELLGEARKLADKLGSDVAVAALGGKDEPLEQFATQAFSFGADKAYVIHDPVLLGYRNEPFTKGLTDLVNKYRPEILLLGATSTGRDLAGSVATTLSTGLTADCTELNIDPASRALAATRPTFGGSLLCTIMTLAYRPQMATVRPRVMAMPQAQTGRGGEIVKEALGIVEADIVTKLLDFIADDKSNQVNLPYADVIVSGGKGLKNPENFRLLFDLARVLGGEVGATRPCVQAGWVEADRQVGQTGKTVRPKLYIAAGISGAIQHRVGMESSDVIVAINTDPNAPIFDYAHYGIVADALQLLPALTYACNDHLELQQMRSKRRA, encoded by the coding sequence ATGAACTCGCCCGCTGCCTCAAACAAGAAGCCGGCCGTGCCAGCCAAACCGGCCGGAGGCCGTAACCTCGATCTGCCCGAGCACCTAAAAGCCTATCAGGGTGTCTGGGTCTTTCTTGAGCACGATCGGGGTCACGTACATAGCGTGTCGTGGGAACTGCTCGGTGAGGCGCGCAAGCTCGCAGACAAACTCGGCAGCGACGTCGCCGTGGCGGCGCTCGGCGGTAAGGACGAGCCACTTGAACAGTTTGCCACCCAGGCGTTCAGTTTCGGCGCGGACAAGGCATACGTGATTCACGATCCGGTATTGCTCGGTTACCGCAACGAGCCGTTCACAAAAGGGCTGACCGATCTGGTCAACAAGTACCGCCCTGAAATTCTGCTGCTCGGTGCAACCTCAACGGGCCGAGATCTCGCCGGCTCTGTGGCAACGACGCTCTCGACCGGCCTCACCGCCGACTGCACCGAGTTAAACATTGATCCAGCCTCGCGCGCGCTGGCGGCCACACGGCCGACTTTCGGCGGCTCGCTACTTTGTACGATCATGACGCTCGCATACCGCCCGCAGATGGCGACGGTGCGCCCGCGGGTCATGGCGATGCCGCAGGCGCAAACGGGGCGCGGCGGCGAGATCGTGAAGGAGGCGCTTGGGATCGTTGAGGCCGACATTGTGACCAAATTGCTCGACTTCATCGCCGATGACAAAAGTAATCAGGTCAACCTGCCCTACGCGGACGTCATAGTTAGCGGCGGCAAGGGGCTAAAGAACCCGGAGAATTTCCGGCTCCTGTTCGATCTGGCACGCGTGCTCGGCGGCGAAGTTGGAGCAACCCGTCCGTGCGTGCAGGCGGGCTGGGTGGAGGCCGATCGGCAAGTCGGGCAGACAGGCAAAACCGTGCGGCCGAAACTTTACATCGCTGCGGGCATCTCGGGCGCGATCCAGCACCGCGTCGGCATGGAGAGTTCTGACGTCATCGTCGCGATCAACACCGACCCGAACGCTCCGATTTTCGACTACGCGCACTATGGCATCGTCGCGGACGCACTTCAACTGCTGCCGGCGCTGACGTACGCGTGCAATGACCATCTGGAACTGCAGCAGATGCGTAGCAAAAGGAGAGCATGA
- a CDS encoding electron transfer flavoprotein subunit beta/FixA family protein translates to MHIVVCIKQVPDSAQIRVHPVNNTIMRQGVPAIVNPYDLFSLEEALRIKDRFGGAVTMLCMGPPQAEEALRKCISYGADDAVLVTDRAFAGADTLATSYALAAAIRQIATEQAVDIVFTGKQTIDGDTAQVGPGIAKRLGAQLLTYVSRIVEIDVDARTIVVERRAEGGVQVLKTALPCLVTMLENTNELRFATLPAMIHAAGFPVRKWNREQAGIEDASKIGLKGSPTVVSKVFGPTSRAETAEMLELGASSLRDVSLKLMHKIFTRHPTLEADVLMKRDS, encoded by the coding sequence ATGCATATTGTCGTCTGCATCAAGCAGGTCCCGGATTCGGCGCAGATCCGGGTTCACCCAGTCAACAACACCATCATGCGCCAAGGCGTGCCGGCAATCGTGAACCCGTACGATCTGTTCTCGCTGGAAGAAGCGTTGCGGATAAAGGATCGCTTCGGCGGCGCAGTCACGATGCTCTGCATGGGACCGCCACAGGCTGAGGAAGCGCTCCGTAAATGCATCAGCTACGGCGCCGACGACGCCGTGCTCGTCACCGATCGTGCGTTCGCTGGCGCCGATACGCTCGCAACATCGTATGCGCTTGCCGCCGCGATCAGGCAAATCGCAACAGAACAGGCGGTGGACATCGTCTTCACTGGCAAACAGACGATCGACGGCGACACCGCTCAGGTCGGCCCCGGCATTGCCAAGCGCCTCGGCGCCCAGTTACTCACCTATGTGTCCAGGATCGTCGAGATCGACGTCGACGCGCGCACGATCGTCGTCGAGCGTCGTGCCGAAGGCGGCGTGCAGGTACTCAAAACTGCATTGCCATGTCTTGTGACGATGCTTGAGAACACTAACGAACTGCGCTTCGCAACACTGCCGGCAATGATTCACGCGGCAGGCTTCCCCGTGCGCAAATGGAACCGCGAACAGGCCGGCATTGAGGACGCGAGCAAGATCGGGCTGAAAGGTTCACCGACAGTGGTCAGCAAAGTGTTCGGCCCGACGTCGCGCGCTGAAACGGCTGAAATGCTCGAACTCGGCGCGTCCAGCCTCCGCGATGTGTCGTTGAAACTGATGCATAAGATATTCACTCGCCATCCGACTCTGGAGGCGGACGTGCTGATGAAGAGGGACTCATGA
- a CDS encoding nitrogen fixation protein NifQ, which yields MDFHATLMRHAINPNDCTVLALAGVLSAAFEEAGVRILPICGLNADETRWLLARWFPGADGALSLPQGAFAVTTPQRGSRYDEVEDLITLFKAHADPRAGTTSEVHCISHALACASVRDKHLWQDLRLRSRHELSALLGYWFPRLAEKNVHGMKWKKFLHKQLCEREALSICKAPYCGDCADFADCFGPE from the coding sequence ATGGATTTCCACGCGACGCTGATGCGCCACGCGATAAACCCTAACGACTGCACGGTCCTTGCACTCGCTGGAGTGCTTTCAGCGGCGTTCGAGGAAGCCGGCGTGCGCATACTGCCTATCTGCGGACTCAATGCCGACGAGACCCGCTGGCTACTTGCACGGTGGTTCCCAGGCGCGGACGGTGCATTATCGCTGCCACAGGGCGCATTTGCTGTGACCACCCCGCAGCGTGGCTCGCGATACGACGAGGTTGAAGACCTCATAACCTTGTTCAAGGCGCATGCTGATCCGCGCGCAGGGACAACCAGCGAAGTCCATTGTATTTCCCATGCCCTGGCCTGCGCCTCTGTGCGGGACAAACACCTCTGGCAGGACTTGCGCCTTCGTTCGCGGCATGAATTGTCGGCGCTGCTCGGCTACTGGTTTCCACGGCTTGCTGAGAAAAACGTCCACGGCATGAAGTGGAAAAAATTCCTCCATAAGCAACTGTGCGAGCGAGAGGCATTGTCTATCTGCAAGGCCCCGTACTGCGGCGACTGCGCGGATTTCGCGGATTGCTTCGGACCGGAATGA
- a CDS encoding FmdB family zinc ribbon protein, translating to MPLYDYLCRNCALHFEALVRGGTTPLCPRCRSTSLDKQVSAPCAPARSKAIIAAARRQAAREGHFSNYTATERSNLLRRG from the coding sequence ATGCCGCTATACGACTATCTATGCCGCAACTGCGCGTTGCATTTCGAAGCGCTTGTGCGTGGTGGCACGACGCCTCTTTGTCCGCGCTGTCGCAGTACCTCGCTGGATAAACAGGTCAGTGCGCCGTGCGCTCCCGCCCGCAGCAAAGCAATCATCGCGGCGGCACGCCGTCAGGCCGCGCGCGAAGGCCATTTCAGCAACTACACGGCTACAGAACGCAGCAACCTCCTGCGCCGCGGTTGA
- a CDS encoding nitrogen fixation protein NifZ, translated as MMGDFQNEDAIEVACAPSFSIGERVIARSVIRNDGTYTGKNMGELLVNKGDAGYVTRIDMFLQRFYIYAVHFVETDRKVGMRAKELCTLDYLPDDVLACLGERATVLSSIDQILPTATAADGRSLWHTEHQGDASDNRVAS; from the coding sequence ATGATGGGTGACTTCCAAAACGAGGACGCCATCGAGGTCGCGTGTGCGCCATCGTTCAGCATTGGCGAGCGTGTGATCGCGCGCTCGGTAATTCGCAACGATGGCACCTACACCGGCAAGAATATGGGCGAGCTTCTCGTGAACAAGGGCGACGCAGGCTATGTCACCCGGATCGACATGTTCCTGCAGCGGTTTTACATCTATGCGGTTCATTTCGTTGAAACAGATCGCAAGGTCGGCATGCGCGCGAAGGAACTGTGCACGCTCGATTATCTTCCCGATGACGTGCTCGCGTGTCTGGGCGAGCGGGCCACGGTTCTGAGCTCGATCGACCAGATACTGCCGACTGCGACAGCGGCGGATGGGCGAAGCCTTTGGCACACGGAACACCAGGGCGATGCATCGGACAATCGAGTTGCGAGCTAG
- a CDS encoding 4Fe-4S dicluster domain-containing protein: MALKIIASTCTGCSACEPQCANIAISEKNGVFAIDPKKCMECDGQFDTPQCVAVCPVDGCIVPA, encoded by the coding sequence ATGGCCCTGAAGATCATTGCGTCAACGTGTACCGGCTGCTCGGCCTGCGAGCCGCAGTGCGCCAATATCGCCATCAGTGAGAAAAACGGTGTCTTTGCAATCGATCCGAAGAAATGCATGGAGTGCGACGGCCAGTTCGATACTCCGCAATGCGTGGCGGTGTGCCCCGTGGACGGATGCATCGTTCCGGCCTAG
- the nifT gene encoding putative nitrogen fixation protein NifT produces the protein MKITIRKDSKGILCAYIPRTDLEEPIVSIARARMWGGLVTLANGWQFELPELAPDTVLPVTVEARRLAGGHD, from the coding sequence GTGAAAATCACGATCCGAAAGGATAGCAAAGGCATACTCTGCGCCTACATTCCGAGGACGGATTTGGAGGAGCCAATTGTTTCAATCGCGCGGGCACGGATGTGGGGTGGGCTCGTCACGCTTGCGAACGGCTGGCAGTTCGAGTTGCCTGAGTTGGCGCCCGACACCGTGCTTCCGGTCACCGTGGAAGCCCGGCGCCTGGCGGGCGGTCACGACTAA
- a CDS encoding FAD-dependent monooxygenase: MKKTSRFDAIVVGAGPSGNAAAYVMAKGGLEVLQIERGEYPGSKNVQGAILYANALEQIIPDFRDHAPLERHIIEQRMWMLDDTSFVGTHVRSDDYNKPPYNRYTIIRAQFDKWFSSKVREAGALLICETTVNHLIMDGDQVVGVQCDREQGEVYADIVILADGVNSTLARKAGFHGEIEASNVALAVKEILFMPEETIRQRFNVGDEEGVVIEMVGRITEGMAGTGFLYTNKESLTIGVGCMLSDFKKNSNRMSPYVLLEKMKRHPSIVPLIAGGEMKEYCAHLIPEGGFDAIPQVYGNGWMIVGDSGGFVNAAHREGCNLAMTTGRLAAETAIAAKAVGRGYRANALATYKDALDDSFVMKDLYRYRDMPKILHRNPQFFTTYPDLVAKAARTMITVDGVDKKTKKHEVMASFRESRSLTGLVGDAYKFWRAFR, encoded by the coding sequence ATGAAAAAGACCTCACGATTCGATGCGATCGTCGTTGGTGCCGGACCGTCTGGCAACGCCGCAGCTTACGTGATGGCCAAGGGCGGACTGGAGGTGCTTCAGATCGAGCGCGGCGAATATCCTGGCAGCAAAAACGTTCAAGGCGCGATTCTCTACGCAAACGCGCTGGAACAGATCATTCCGGACTTTCGTGATCACGCTCCGCTCGAGCGCCACATCATCGAGCAGCGCATGTGGATGCTCGACGATACTTCCTTCGTGGGCACGCACGTGCGTAGCGACGACTACAACAAGCCACCGTACAACCGCTACACGATCATCCGTGCGCAGTTCGACAAGTGGTTCTCATCGAAGGTGCGCGAGGCCGGCGCATTGCTGATCTGCGAGACCACGGTGAATCACCTGATCATGGATGGAGACCAGGTGGTCGGCGTGCAATGCGATCGGGAGCAGGGCGAGGTCTACGCGGACATTGTGATTCTCGCGGACGGGGTCAACTCAACGCTCGCACGCAAGGCGGGCTTTCACGGCGAAATCGAGGCGAGCAACGTCGCGCTGGCTGTGAAGGAAATTCTCTTCATGCCAGAGGAGACCATTCGCCAGCGCTTTAACGTCGGCGATGAAGAAGGCGTCGTGATCGAGATGGTTGGCCGGATCACCGAAGGCATGGCGGGAACAGGGTTCCTCTACACAAACAAAGAGTCGCTGACCATTGGGGTCGGCTGCATGCTGAGTGACTTCAAAAAGAACTCGAACCGCATGAGCCCGTATGTGCTGCTCGAAAAAATGAAGCGTCATCCGTCAATCGTGCCGCTCATCGCAGGGGGCGAGATGAAGGAGTACTGCGCTCACCTGATTCCCGAAGGAGGCTTCGATGCGATACCGCAAGTGTACGGCAATGGCTGGATGATCGTCGGTGACTCAGGCGGCTTCGTCAATGCCGCGCATCGCGAAGGTTGCAATCTCGCCATGACAACAGGACGCCTCGCTGCCGAAACCGCCATCGCCGCAAAAGCGGTTGGCCGTGGCTACCGCGCTAACGCACTAGCCACGTATAAAGACGCGCTCGACGACAGCTTCGTGATGAAAGACTTATACAGATACCGCGACATGCCGAAAATCCTACACCGCAATCCACAGTTCTTTACGACATACCCTGATCTCGTCGCCAAGGCGGCCCGTACCATGATTACCGTGGATGGCGTCGACAAGAAGACCAAAAAGCACGAGGTTATGGCCAGTTTCCGCGAAAGCCGCTCGCTGACCGGGCTCGTCGGCGACGCGTACAAATTCTGGAGGGCCTTCCGATGA